The sequence below is a genomic window from Sulfuracidifex metallicus DSM 6482 = JCM 9184.
TCTATATACACCTACAAAAAGAAGAGGGAAAGAGAGGAAAGAAAATAGAAGATATATATTTAGAATTCCTTACACGTTTAGACTAACTTATATCTGACTTCCTCCCCGCCCTAAAGGGCGAGGGTTCCCCTCATCGATTCGCTCTTACATCTCTCATTTGAGGGGCAGTCGAGAGGCTCAGAGAACCCCTCCCATTTAAATTCATGATTGCAATAACGTCCCTATCGTTCTCGTAACCACATGAGCACTTAAACCAACGATGGGAAACCTCAACCATCCTTTGACCGCATTTTGGGCATGAGACTGATGAATAACTGGGATTAACAAACTCAACAAGCATTCCGTGTTTCTTAGCCTGCCAAGAAATCCAATACTGTAAACGGCGATACTGCATCAGATACAGCTTATCGTGAAACTCCTTAGGTAGTTTGTTAACATTCTTGAGGAGGTTCCTGAGGTTCTCCAACTTAATGATGTTGGAACCCATCATTCTTGTTACTTCAACAACCCACTTCCCCACTTTTCTAGCGAAATCCTCCATGACCCTCTTAGCCTTTAGGTGGAAGGAATGAATCCTGTTTAGGATCCCCTTATTTTCCCTCCACCTTCTAGGGTACTTCCTTTGTAGTCTTTCAGCTAATGATTTCCAGTGGTGAACCTCTTCGAGACGAGTTGGGATCCTAACGTAGTTTCTGTCGTCCTTCCCTACGACTACTTCAGCCATGTTAATGTCTACGGCAATACTTTCCTTTGGCTCAACCTTCTCTTCCTCTTTCTCAAAAACGACCCTAAGGAAAGCCTTATCGTCTCTGATCACCAACCTAGCCTCCTTCATTTTCCAACTCATGTAGTCCTTGAGGTTTCTAGGATAACCCAGAATTGGAAGCTCACCAACACTGGTTATCCTAACAGTCATTCTCTCGAAGTTCACGCTATAACTCGCTTTAGGAGTTAGCCAAACAGTGGGTTTGTACACTCTTGGGAAACGTCCCTTTTTAGGATTATTATACCATCCCTTGTATATTGAGAGGGTATCACGATAACAGTCTTGAGCAACCTTCGACGGTAGATTATACTCCTCCTTTAACCTCGTGTATAACGCCTCATGAACTTTCGAAAGCACTCCCTTCTCATTTGGGTTTTTCACATTTTCCTTTAACCAAAACAACGAAAAACGGAGTGCTTTAACGTAGTTATTAACGAGGGCTAGGAGGGAGTCTGAGACTGCGATCTTCGTAGAAATAGTAGCTCTGATCGCTTTACTACCCCTCCTA
It includes:
- a CDS encoding RNA-guided endonuclease TnpB family protein; the encoded protein is MARRGSKAIRATISTKIAVSDSLLALVNNYVKALRFSLFWLKENVKNPNEKGVLSKVHEALYTRLKEEYNLPSKVAQDCYRDTLSIYKGWYNNPKKGRFPRVYKPTVWLTPKASYSVNFERMTVRITSVGELPILGYPRNLKDYMSWKMKEARLVIRDDKAFLRVVFEKEEEKVEPKESIAVDINMAEVVVGKDDRNYVRIPTRLEEVHHWKSLAERLQRKYPRRWRENKGILNRIHSFHLKAKRVMEDFARKVGKWVVEVTRMMGSNIIKLENLRNLLKNVNKLPKEFHDKLYLMQYRRLQYWISWQAKKHGMLVEFVNPSYSSVSCPKCGQRMVEVSHRWFKCSCGYENDRDVIAIMNLNGRGSLSLSTAPQMRDVRANR